The following coding sequences lie in one Carcharodon carcharias isolate sCarCar2 chromosome 5, sCarCar2.pri, whole genome shotgun sequence genomic window:
- the ntpcr gene encoding cancer-related nucleoside-triphosphatase isoform X3 gives MGRHVFLTGPPGIGKTTLIHKMIDVLKSSGVPVDGFYTEEVRKNGRRIGFDVVTVSGKRGTLSRISNDSGTLNSRRCEYRVGQYAVDLPSFECLVLPLLREITKDNRNSIVQEIVTSVQDCRKLKGS, from the exons atggggagacatGTATTTTTGACGGGCCCTCCAG GTATTGGTAAAACAACCTTAATCCACAAAATGATAGATGTGTTGAAGTCTTCTGGGGTTCCTGTTGATGGATTTTACACTGAAGAAGTCAGAAAAAATGGAAGAAGAATAGGATTTGATGTTGTTACGGTGTCTGGTAAGCGAGGAACTTTGTCCAGAATTAG CAATGATTCTGGTACTCTGAACAGTAGGCGCTGTGAATATAGAGTTGGTCAGTATGCAGTGGATCTTCCATCATTTGAATGCCTGGTCCTGCCGCTCCTCAGAGAA ATTACAAAGGATAATAGGAATAGTATTGTACAAGAGATTGTCACATCAGTGCAAGACTGCAGAAAGTTAAAAGGAAGCTGA
- the ntpcr gene encoding cancer-related nucleoside-triphosphatase isoform X1: MGRHVFLTGPPGIGKTTLIHKMIDVLKSSGVPVDGFYTEEVRKNGRRIGFDVVTVSGKRGTLSRISNDSGTLNSRRCEYRVGQYAVDLPSFECLVLPLLREVNDGDGMEKKVYVIDEIGKMELFSEPFIQSVRQILDGVGATVLGTIPVPKGKPLGLVEEIRSRRDVKIFNITKDNRNSIVQEIVTSVQDCRKLKGS; this comes from the exons atggggagacatGTATTTTTGACGGGCCCTCCAG GTATTGGTAAAACAACCTTAATCCACAAAATGATAGATGTGTTGAAGTCTTCTGGGGTTCCTGTTGATGGATTTTACACTGAAGAAGTCAGAAAAAATGGAAGAAGAATAGGATTTGATGTTGTTACGGTGTCTGGTAAGCGAGGAACTTTGTCCAGAATTAG CAATGATTCTGGTACTCTGAACAGTAGGCGCTGTGAATATAGAGTTGGTCAGTATGCAGTGGATCTTCCATCATTTGAATGCCTGGTCCTGCCGCTCCTCAGAGAA GTTAATGACGGAGATGGCATGGAGAAAAAGGTGTATGTGATAGATGAGATAGGGAAAATGGAGCTCTTCAGTGAACCCTTTATCCAGTCTGTACGTCAAATCCTAGACGGAGTTGGTGCCACCGTACTCGGGACTATTCCTGTCCCTAAGGGAAAACCTTTAGGACTTGTGGAAGAAATCAGAAGCAGAAGGGATGTTAAAATCTTTAAT ATTACAAAGGATAATAGGAATAGTATTGTACAAGAGATTGTCACATCAGTGCAAGACTGCAGAAAGTTAAAAGGAAGCTGA
- the ntpcr gene encoding cancer-related nucleoside-triphosphatase isoform X2, whose protein sequence is MIDVLKSSGVPVDGFYTEEVRKNGRRIGFDVVTVSGKRGTLSRISNDSGTLNSRRCEYRVGQYAVDLPSFECLVLPLLREVNDGDGMEKKVYVIDEIGKMELFSEPFIQSVRQILDGVGATVLGTIPVPKGKPLGLVEEIRSRRDVKIFNITKDNRNSIVQEIVTSVQDCRKLKGS, encoded by the exons ATGATAGATGTGTTGAAGTCTTCTGGGGTTCCTGTTGATGGATTTTACACTGAAGAAGTCAGAAAAAATGGAAGAAGAATAGGATTTGATGTTGTTACGGTGTCTGGTAAGCGAGGAACTTTGTCCAGAATTAG CAATGATTCTGGTACTCTGAACAGTAGGCGCTGTGAATATAGAGTTGGTCAGTATGCAGTGGATCTTCCATCATTTGAATGCCTGGTCCTGCCGCTCCTCAGAGAA GTTAATGACGGAGATGGCATGGAGAAAAAGGTGTATGTGATAGATGAGATAGGGAAAATGGAGCTCTTCAGTGAACCCTTTATCCAGTCTGTACGTCAAATCCTAGACGGAGTTGGTGCCACCGTACTCGGGACTATTCCTGTCCCTAAGGGAAAACCTTTAGGACTTGTGGAAGAAATCAGAAGCAGAAGGGATGTTAAAATCTTTAAT ATTACAAAGGATAATAGGAATAGTATTGTACAAGAGATTGTCACATCAGTGCAAGACTGCAGAAAGTTAAAAGGAAGCTGA